A single genomic interval of Ruminococcus sp. NK3A76 harbors:
- a CDS encoding DegV family protein has translation MSDISYRLYSDSTCDLSKEILDTMDVKLFNLAFEVDGKTYIGDEMTLPEFYNAMRNGAMTKTSQVSPQTYEEEFERCINEGFDILHLGFSSGLSGSYQAACIARDNLLEKYPDAKIVLVDSLCASTGQGLLLIKADRLRREGMGLSELGEWLEENKLHTCHVFTVDDLEYLRRGGRVSRTAAVAGSILGIKPVLHVDNEGHLIPLGKIRGRKQSLNKLIELIKERCGDWDNSEVCICHGDCIEDAEYCADKMRELFGKKTKVNICYTGAVIGAHSGPGTIALFFMGDKR, from the coding sequence ATGAGTGATATAAGCTACAGGCTCTATTCGGATTCGACCTGTGACCTTTCAAAGGAGATACTTGACACAATGGACGTCAAGCTGTTCAACCTCGCCTTTGAGGTAGACGGGAAAACATATATAGGTGACGAGATGACCCTGCCTGAATTCTACAACGCCATGAGAAACGGCGCTATGACAAAGACCTCGCAGGTATCCCCTCAGACCTATGAGGAGGAGTTTGAAAGGTGCATAAACGAAGGCTTTGACATTCTGCACCTCGGCTTTTCATCGGGTCTTAGCGGCAGCTATCAGGCGGCCTGCATAGCAAGGGACAATCTGCTTGAAAAATACCCCGATGCAAAGATAGTGCTGGTAGATTCGCTGTGTGCTTCCACCGGGCAGGGGCTGCTGCTGATAAAGGCTGACAGGCTGAGGCGTGAGGGCATGGGGCTTTCAGAACTCGGCGAGTGGCTGGAGGAGAACAAGCTCCACACCTGCCATGTATTCACAGTCGATGACCTTGAATATCTGAGGCGCGGCGGCCGTGTTTCGAGGACTGCTGCCGTTGCAGGGTCAATACTCGGCATAAAGCCCGTGCTGCACGTTGACAACGAGGGTCATCTTATCCCCCTTGGCAAGATAAGGGGCAGAAAGCAGTCGCTCAACAAGCTGATAGAGCTTATCAAGGAGCGCTGCGGCGACTGGGACAACAGCGAGGTATGCATCTGCCACGGTGACTGCATTGAGGACGCAGAATACTGTGCTGACAAGATGCGTGAGCTTTTCGGCAAAAAGACAAAGGTCAACATCTGCTACACAGGTGCAGTAATAGGCGCACACTCAGGCCCCGGAACGATAGCACTGTTCTTTATGGGCGACAAGAGGTAA